A region from the Chitinophaga sp. Cy-1792 genome encodes:
- a CDS encoding RagB/SusD family nutrient uptake outer membrane protein: MKSIYHKISFLLIAAAAAMAGCSKSFLVRPPEDAIVDANFYQTSDQIMAATAPLYNVVWFAYNDKASHGIGDGRGGVLMSGSYEVDNIRMQTTDVTPEVYSAWSAFFNVVAQSNLTINNITKYAGPAVPANIKNQGIAEGRFMRAVAYSYLTMNWGAVPLINNNLDYLNDTTLTRNTEESVWEFIIRDLQFAVANLPSTVSQKGRVTKWSAEGMLARTYLIRSGLNQSGTRKQSDLDSAALLAQDVINNSGASLMANYEDLFMTKNNNNSESLFSLQWKYDGDWGSQNSVQAYLAYGGEITSFGDGWGGDIGASLDQLNLYSLNDKRRKATFMLPGDHYSYIHQAVDDPNSPGKKIIQELQVPENQTGYSARAWVKKYVVGRPEDNDGKVQFMRTEVCTYMMRLAEVYLIYAEAVLGNQASTSDAVAVKYFNAVHKRAGLQEVTSLTWDNIYKERRLEFGMEGVAWYDLVRLHYYNPTKALSMIASQDKGTYRIVPNALTNATTWTITSDQPTTYPVSESNFRLPLPAQELSQAPNLRKTPVPYKF, from the coding sequence ATGAAGTCTATATATCATAAAATATCCTTTCTACTCATCGCAGCGGCTGCCGCTATGGCTGGCTGTTCTAAAAGTTTCCTGGTACGTCCGCCGGAAGATGCGATCGTTGATGCTAACTTCTACCAGACTTCCGATCAGATAATGGCTGCTACGGCTCCTTTATACAACGTGGTATGGTTTGCCTATAATGATAAGGCCTCCCATGGTATCGGCGACGGACGTGGTGGTGTACTGATGTCGGGCTCCTATGAGGTAGATAATATCCGGATGCAGACCACCGATGTTACACCGGAGGTTTACAGTGCCTGGAGTGCGTTCTTTAATGTGGTGGCGCAGTCTAACCTGACGATCAACAACATCACTAAATATGCAGGACCGGCAGTACCTGCCAATATTAAAAATCAGGGCATTGCAGAAGGCCGCTTTATGCGCGCTGTTGCCTATTCCTACCTGACTATGAACTGGGGCGCCGTGCCGCTGATCAACAATAACCTGGATTACCTCAACGATACTACGCTGACGCGTAATACGGAAGAATCAGTATGGGAATTCATCATCCGCGATCTTCAGTTTGCAGTGGCTAACCTGCCGTCAACGGTTTCTCAGAAGGGCCGTGTGACCAAATGGTCTGCAGAGGGGATGCTGGCAAGGACCTACCTCATCAGGTCCGGTTTGAACCAGTCCGGTACACGTAAGCAGTCCGACCTCGACAGTGCAGCATTGCTGGCGCAGGATGTTATCAATAACAGCGGTGCTTCGCTGATGGCAAATTATGAAGATCTCTTCATGACAAAAAATAACAACAACTCCGAAAGCCTTTTCTCGCTGCAATGGAAATATGATGGCGACTGGGGATCACAAAACAGTGTGCAGGCCTATCTCGCCTATGGCGGTGAAATCACCAGCTTTGGTGATGGATGGGGAGGAGATATCGGGGCTTCGTTGGACCAGCTGAATTTGTATTCACTGAATGATAAACGCCGTAAGGCTACGTTTATGCTGCCGGGTGATCACTATTCCTATATCCATCAGGCGGTAGATGATCCGAACAGCCCGGGTAAGAAAATTATCCAGGAGTTGCAGGTGCCTGAAAACCAGACAGGCTACAGTGCAAGGGCATGGGTGAAGAAATATGTGGTGGGCCGTCCGGAAGATAATGACGGTAAAGTACAGTTTATGCGTACAGAGGTTTGTACTTATATGATGCGGCTGGCAGAAGTTTACCTGATCTATGCTGAGGCGGTATTGGGCAACCAGGCTTCCACCTCAGATGCCGTGGCTGTGAAATATTTCAACGCGGTACACAAAAGAGCAGGTTTACAGGAAGTTACAAGTCTGACCTGGGATAATATTTATAAAGAGAGAAGATTGGAATTTGGTATGGAAGGAGTGGCGTGGTATGACCTGGTGCGACTGCATTACTATAATCCGACCAAAGCATTGAGCATGATTGCATCGCAGGACAAGGGTACTTACCGTATCGTTCCAAATGCGCTGACGAATGCTACCACCTGGACGATTACCAGTGATCAGCCTACGACTTACCCGGTATCTGAAAGCAACTTCCGTCTGCCACTGCCTGCACAGGAACTGAGTCAGGCGCCTAATCTGCGTAAAACGCCGGTGCCTTACAAATTTTAA